A section of the Acanthochromis polyacanthus isolate Apoly-LR-REF ecotype Palm Island chromosome 1, KAUST_Apoly_ChrSc, whole genome shotgun sequence genome encodes:
- the LOC127536713 gene encoding uncharacterized protein LOC127536713, protein MYLFPRMMLLLLLSAGTSLAVDTNWLTGIVDGLRKEYRIQTQFCLAANIPEGQDPNTLNQVLRNDRYSDSLQEELDSDRLYKGTAVVIAVPADAQHAERSVLQNLDPLMRNAQGNVLVIYSYLSPCDKCAGLGNRKYSIIPLIQNKVLRHWNDYAFVFTTLFTNPGQSEQSQSVTRGPKELKQSLISLGNSGFGLRNIFRCYEPQGELQCYSCSTDNRVTNVCVDDNAQPQEGGSSSSSDRSRSSSSYDRGRKRRRYRTQSESSSGSDRGRNWDRSNRRSSSSGRRSSSRSSSSGRRSSSRSSSSGRRSSSRSSSGRRSSSRRRSSSSRRRSSWRG, encoded by the exons ATGTACCTGTTTCCTCGGAtgatgctgctgttgctgctgtcgGCTGGAACCAGTCTGGCTGTGGATACTAACTGGTTGACTGGTATTGTTGACGGCCTCCGGAAAGA GTACAGGATACAGACTCAGTTCTGTTTGGCTGCAAACATCCCAGAGGGTCAGGACCCAAACACACTGAACCAAGTCCTTCGGAACGACCGCTACTCTGACAGTCTTCAGGAAGAACTTGACTCTGACCGACTGTACAAAGGAACCGCTGTGGTTATAGCTGTACCTGCAGATGCCCAACATGCTGAACGTTCAGTCCTACAAAACTTAGATCCACTGATGAGGAACGCCCAGGGAAACGTCCTGGTCATCTACTCCTACCTCTCCCCATGTGACAAGTGTGCAGGCCTCGGAAACAGAAAGTACAGCATCATTCCACTGATTCAAAACAAAGTCCTGAGACACTGGAATGACTATGCCTTTGTGTTTACAACTCTCTTTACCAATCCAGGTCAATCAGAGCAAAGTCAATCTGTTACACGTGGTCCAAAGGAGTTAAAACAATCCCTGATTTCTCTGGGCAACTCTGGGTTCGGTCTCAGAAACATCTTCCGCTGTTACGAACCACAGGGAGAGCTTCAGTGCTACAGCTGCTCGACTGATAACAGGGTCACGAATGTTTGCGTTGATGACAACGCTCAGCCTCAAGAGGGAggaagtagcagcagcagcgatAGAAgtaggagcagcagcagctacgACAGAGGTAGAAAGAGACGCAGATACAGGACTCAGAGTGAAAGCAGCAGTGGAAGCGACAGAGGTAGAAACTGGGACAGGAGCaacaggaggagcagcagcagtggaagaagaagcagcagcagaagcagcagcagtggaagaagaagcagcagcagaagcagcagcagtggaagaagaagcagcagcagaagcagcagtggaagaagaagcagcagcaggagaagaagcagcagcagtaggagAAGAAGCAGCTGGAGAGGTTAA